From the Oleiharenicola lentus genome, one window contains:
- a CDS encoding ATP-binding response regulator encodes MTRALIVDDKEENLYYLQALLGSSGFAVETARHGAEALVKARLAPPDIVVSDLLMPVMDGYTLLRHWKADPRLSRVPFIVYTATYTEAEDERLALDLGADAFILKPAEPEMFLARLREVRSGNTAAVPVRPRMPSGDEKELLKVYSETLIRKLEEKTLQLEHANQTLQEDIARRTLIEEQLRESEERLRATFEQAAVGIAHVAPDGRFLRVNDKLCEITGYTREELTALTFHQLTLVEDRADGDSARLAMLARQQTNFTSEKRYRRKNGDIFWGNLVTTLLRDAAGEPKYFISVIADITERKKLEEQFLRAQRLESIGTLAGGIAHDLNNLLTPVLMGVGLLKLSAVDEGTGRVLDTIERSARRGTELLKQVLSFARGVAGERVPINPALVIREIEAIVRNTFPRNLTFEIRIGKDLWTVTGDPTQLNQVLLNLSVNARDAMPDGGLLAINARNTEVDAQAAARQQAVSPGRYVLIEVSDTGCGISRENLNRIFDPFFTTKESGKGTGLGLSTTLGIVRSHGGFLSVQSEPGQGSTFSIFLPAHKEVGPVATPAEQVRELPRGRGETILVVDDEATVIGITRHTLETFGYRVLTASDGAQAVAQYAAHRQEIAVVLTDLMMPVMDGVALAAALKRIDPGVQVIGASGLESPNGTSRPPIAGVDRYLSKPYAPDALLRAISKTLAGRVPSKPQA; translated from the coding sequence ATGACCCGCGCCCTCATCGTCGATGACAAGGAGGAAAACCTCTACTATCTCCAGGCCCTGCTTGGCAGCAGCGGGTTCGCCGTCGAGACCGCCCGCCACGGGGCCGAGGCGCTGGTGAAAGCCCGCCTGGCGCCGCCCGACATCGTGGTCTCCGACCTGCTCATGCCGGTGATGGACGGTTACACGCTGCTGCGCCACTGGAAGGCCGATCCGCGGCTCAGCCGCGTGCCGTTCATCGTCTACACCGCCACGTACACGGAGGCCGAGGATGAACGCCTCGCCCTCGATCTCGGGGCCGACGCCTTCATCCTGAAACCGGCCGAGCCCGAGATGTTTCTCGCGCGCCTGCGCGAGGTGCGGTCCGGCAACACCGCGGCGGTCCCGGTCCGGCCCCGCATGCCGAGCGGCGACGAGAAGGAACTGCTCAAGGTCTACAGCGAGACCCTCATCCGCAAACTGGAGGAAAAGACCCTCCAGCTGGAGCACGCCAACCAGACGCTCCAGGAGGACATCGCGCGCCGCACGCTCATCGAGGAACAGCTGCGCGAGAGCGAGGAGCGCTTGCGCGCGACCTTCGAGCAGGCCGCCGTCGGCATTGCGCATGTCGCCCCGGACGGCCGATTCCTCCGGGTGAACGACAAGCTTTGCGAGATCACCGGATATACGCGCGAGGAGCTCACGGCGTTGACCTTCCACCAGCTCACCCTCGTGGAGGACCGGGCGGACGGCGACAGCGCGCGCCTCGCCATGCTCGCGCGCCAGCAAACGAATTTCACCTCGGAAAAGCGCTACCGTCGGAAGAACGGCGACATCTTCTGGGGCAATCTCGTCACCACGCTGCTGCGCGACGCCGCGGGCGAGCCCAAGTATTTCATCTCCGTCATCGCCGACATCACCGAGCGCAAGAAGCTGGAGGAGCAGTTCCTCCGCGCGCAGCGCCTCGAGAGCATCGGCACGCTGGCCGGCGGCATCGCGCACGATCTGAACAACCTGCTCACCCCGGTGCTCATGGGCGTAGGCCTGCTGAAACTCTCCGCGGTGGACGAGGGCACGGGCCGCGTGCTCGACACCATCGAGCGCAGTGCCCGCCGCGGCACGGAGCTGCTCAAGCAGGTGCTGTCCTTCGCCCGCGGCGTCGCCGGTGAGCGCGTGCCGATCAATCCCGCGCTGGTGATCCGCGAGATCGAGGCGATTGTCCGCAACACCTTCCCGCGCAACCTCACCTTTGAGATCCGCATCGGCAAGGACCTCTGGACCGTCACCGGCGATCCGACCCAGCTCAACCAGGTGTTGCTCAACCTCAGCGTGAACGCACGCGACGCCATGCCGGACGGCGGTCTGCTGGCCATCAACGCCCGGAACACCGAGGTGGATGCGCAGGCGGCCGCCCGGCAGCAGGCCGTGTCACCCGGCCGCTACGTGCTCATTGAGGTAAGCGATACGGGCTGCGGCATCAGTCGCGAGAACCTCAACCGCATCTTTGATCCCTTCTTCACCACCAAGGAGTCGGGCAAGGGCACCGGACTGGGGCTCTCAACCACCCTCGGAATCGTGCGCAGTCATGGCGGCTTTCTCTCCGTGCAGAGCGAGCCGGGGCAGGGCAGCACGTTCAGCATTTTCCTGCCCGCGCACAAGGAAGTCGGGCCCGTGGCGACGCCGGCGGAGCAGGTTCGCGAACTGCCGCGTGGGCGCGGGGAGACGATTCTCGTCGTGGACGACGAGGCCACCGTCATCGGCATCACCCGGCACACGCTGGAGACCTTCGGCTACCGGGTGCTGACCGCCAGTGATGGCGCGCAGGCCGTGGCGCAGTATGCCGCGCACCGCCAGGAAATTGCCGTGGTGCTCACCGACCTGATGATGCCGGTGATGGACGGCGTGGCCCTGGCCGCTGCCCTGAAACGAATCGATCCCGGGGTGCAGGTCATCGGCGCGAGCGGTTTGGAATCACCCAATGGCACCAGCCGGCCGCCGATTGCCGGCGTGGATCGGTATCTCTCCAAACCCTATGCGCCCGACGCGCTGCTGCGCGCGATCTCCAAGACGCTGGCCGGTCGGGTCCCGTCGAAGCCTCAGGCCTGA
- a CDS encoding YhbY family RNA-binding protein, protein MTLPTLTGAEKTKLRGRGQTLPDGAWLGKDGVSPAFLAELNRQFVTHDLVKLRFTGGQDRHERADLCDQIAAAASCLCVGAVGHTALFWRPLPAAPDQA, encoded by the coding sequence ATGACGCTTCCCACTCTTACCGGTGCCGAAAAGACCAAGCTCCGCGGCCGCGGCCAGACGCTGCCCGACGGCGCGTGGCTCGGCAAGGACGGCGTTTCGCCGGCCTTTCTCGCGGAACTCAACCGCCAGTTCGTCACGCACGACCTGGTGAAGCTGCGCTTCACCGGCGGCCAGGACCGCCATGAACGCGCGGACCTGTGCGACCAGATCGCCGCCGCCGCATCCTGCCTCTGCGTCGGCGCCGTCGGCCATACTGCGCTTTTCTGGCGCCCGCTGCCGGCTGCGCCGGATCAGGCCTGA
- a CDS encoding pseudouridine synthase has translation MRRLDQLLANLGYCTRSEARDWIRGGRVTVGGKVTKDFGAKANPAEVRIDGEPPDHPDGLLLLLHKPVGLVCSHEEREGPNVYSLLPPRWRQRNPVITSVGRLDKDTSGLLLLTDQSELVHRLTSPKHKVPKVYRATLDSNLPAGLAELFAAGTLVLKGEEGPCAPAELRTLGPREAELTLTEGKYHQVRRMFASQGCEVLTLHRARFGHLELGDLPAGHWRELPLDTFAS, from the coding sequence ATGCGCCGCCTCGACCAACTCCTCGCCAACCTCGGCTACTGCACCCGCAGCGAGGCCCGCGACTGGATCCGCGGCGGCCGCGTGACGGTGGGCGGCAAAGTGACGAAAGACTTCGGGGCCAAGGCAAACCCCGCCGAAGTGCGCATCGACGGCGAGCCGCCGGACCATCCCGACGGCCTGCTGCTCCTGCTCCACAAGCCGGTGGGCCTGGTCTGCTCGCACGAGGAGCGCGAGGGACCGAATGTCTATTCGCTGCTCCCGCCGCGCTGGCGGCAGCGCAACCCGGTCATCACCTCCGTTGGCCGCCTCGACAAGGATACCAGCGGCCTGCTCCTGCTCACCGACCAGAGCGAGCTCGTCCACCGCCTGACCTCGCCCAAGCACAAGGTGCCCAAGGTTTATCGCGCCACCCTCGACTCCAATTTGCCCGCCGGCCTCGCCGAACTCTTTGCCGCCGGCACGTTGGTGCTGAAGGGCGAGGAAGGGCCCTGCGCTCCCGCAGAGCTGCGCACGCTCGGGCCGCGCGAAGCGGAGCTGACGCTGACCGAGGGCAAATACCACCAGGTGCGCCGCATGTTCGCGAGCCAGGGCTGCGAGGTGCTGACGCTCCACCGCGCGCGCTTCGGCCACCTCGAACTGGGTGACCTGCCGGCTGGACACTGGCGCGAATTGCCGCTGGATACCTTCGCTTCATGA
- a CDS encoding alpha/beta hydrolase: MRWLLLFLSALALLAASLPFVRLPDTTFWWKVVLGVTEFGHWLVLFPLGLAGLAWFASEGAVRGTVLALCALSVAGGLWPAFSAARLTGTFSWKRLWFASAGEKVPVRTEVYARPGGQELTLDFYAPPFRKDTTRRPGCLVVIHGGGWDSGDNSQLVEWNHRWAAHGWAVAAINYRLAPQHPWPAQREDVQAAIAWLKTNADRFALDPSRLVVLGRSAGGQIATAVSYGAHDPAIRGVVALYAPHDMKFAWGVSREDDALNSVRLMRQYLGGPPDTPERNALYESASGQLLARNDSPPTLLIHGFPDRLVWYRHSRRLAARLAELGVSCTHVELPWATHAFDYNADGPGGQVADAAIAEFLNRVGR; the protein is encoded by the coding sequence ATGCGCTGGCTGCTCCTCTTCCTCTCGGCACTTGCCCTCCTCGCGGCGTCGCTCCCCTTCGTGCGTCTGCCCGACACGACCTTCTGGTGGAAGGTGGTGCTCGGCGTGACCGAGTTCGGCCACTGGCTGGTGCTGTTCCCGCTGGGACTGGCGGGCTTGGCGTGGTTTGCCAGCGAGGGCGCGGTGCGCGGGACGGTGCTCGCGCTCTGTGCGCTCAGCGTGGCCGGCGGATTGTGGCCGGCGTTCAGCGCGGCGCGTTTGACCGGGACGTTCTCCTGGAAGCGGCTCTGGTTCGCCTCTGCCGGGGAAAAAGTGCCGGTGCGAACGGAAGTCTATGCGCGCCCCGGCGGACAGGAGCTGACACTCGACTTCTATGCGCCGCCGTTCCGCAAGGACACGACCCGGCGGCCGGGCTGTCTCGTCGTGATCCACGGCGGCGGCTGGGACAGCGGGGACAATTCACAGCTGGTGGAATGGAATCATCGTTGGGCTGCGCACGGCTGGGCCGTGGCCGCGATCAACTACCGTCTGGCGCCGCAGCACCCGTGGCCGGCGCAGCGTGAGGACGTGCAGGCGGCAATCGCGTGGCTGAAAACGAACGCGGACCGGTTCGCCCTTGATCCATCCCGCCTGGTGGTTCTCGGACGTTCAGCCGGCGGCCAGATCGCCACCGCCGTGAGCTACGGGGCGCACGATCCGGCCATCCGCGGGGTCGTGGCGCTCTACGCGCCGCACGACATGAAGTTCGCCTGGGGTGTCTCGCGCGAGGATGACGCGCTGAATTCCGTGAGACTCATGCGCCAGTATCTCGGCGGACCGCCCGACACGCCGGAGCGCAACGCGCTCTATGAATCCGCGAGCGGGCAGTTGCTCGCCAGGAATGATTCGCCGCCGACCTTGCTGATCCACGGTTTTCCCGACCGGCTGGTCTGGTATCGCCACAGCCGGCGGCTGGCGGCGCGGTTGGCCGAACTCGGCGTGTCTTGCACGCACGTCGAGTTGCCGTGGGCGACGCACGCCTTCGACTACAACGCCGACGGGCCCGGCGGCCAGGTGGCGGACGCGGCGATCGCGGAGTTTCTGAATCGCGTGGGCCGCTGA
- a CDS encoding SMP-30/gluconolactonase/LRE family protein — protein MKLPLLAPAALSFAMLTAAPAPITSSSAPYPKDTKATIERLDPALDALLDSGATIENLGSGFNWSEGPIWVPALNALLFSDVPENRVYRWKDGEGISVHLEPSGFTGTQYNGRERGSNGLTLDAQGRLTLCQHGDRRVARLAADGKGFETVVDKFEGGRFNSPNDLCFDKSGNLFFTDPPYGMPSDVKQEIPFQGVFRLGADGKLTVIARDMHRPNGLALSPDEKTLYVASSEGKEPWIKAYALNADGSVASSHIFFDGSALLKQGRRGAFDGLKVDVHGNLWTTGPGGVLIISPEGKHLGSILTGRATANCAFGDADHQTFYMTADEALLRVRTKTKGAAR, from the coding sequence ATGAAACTGCCCCTGCTCGCCCCCGCCGCGCTTTCCTTCGCCATGCTCACCGCCGCCCCCGCCCCGATCACTTCCTCCTCCGCGCCCTATCCCAAGGACACCAAGGCCACGATCGAGCGGCTTGATCCGGCGCTCGACGCCCTGCTCGATTCCGGCGCCACTATCGAAAATCTCGGCTCCGGCTTCAACTGGTCCGAAGGCCCGATCTGGGTGCCCGCCCTGAACGCCCTCCTTTTCAGCGATGTGCCGGAAAACCGCGTGTATCGCTGGAAGGACGGAGAGGGCATCAGCGTCCATCTTGAGCCAAGCGGCTTCACCGGCACGCAATACAACGGCCGCGAACGCGGTTCCAACGGCCTCACACTCGACGCCCAGGGCCGTCTCACCCTCTGCCAACACGGCGACCGACGCGTCGCGCGCCTCGCCGCCGATGGCAAAGGCTTCGAAACCGTGGTGGATAAGTTCGAGGGTGGCCGTTTCAACAGCCCCAACGACCTGTGCTTCGACAAGTCGGGCAATCTCTTCTTCACTGACCCGCCCTACGGCATGCCTTCGGACGTGAAGCAGGAGATTCCCTTCCAGGGCGTTTTCCGCCTCGGCGCCGACGGCAAGCTCACCGTCATCGCCCGCGACATGCACCGGCCCAACGGCCTCGCTCTCTCGCCCGATGAAAAGACGCTCTATGTCGCCAGCAGCGAGGGCAAGGAACCCTGGATCAAGGCCTACGCACTCAACGCGGACGGCAGCGTCGCCTCCAGCCACATTTTCTTCGACGGTAGCGCACTGCTGAAGCAGGGCCGCCGCGGCGCTTTCGACGGCCTCAAGGTGGACGTGCACGGCAACCTCTGGACCACCGGCCCCGGCGGCGTGCTGATCATAAGCCCCGAGGGCAAGCACCTCGGCTCGATCCTGACCGGCCGCGCCACCGCCAACTGCGCCTTCGGCGACGCCGACCACCAGACTTTCTACATGACCGCCGACGAGGCCCTCCTGCGCGTGCGCACGAAAACGAAAGGCGCCGCACGCTGA
- a CDS encoding RNA polymerase sigma factor has protein sequence MTPEEQNTQFSAWLDQHAAVLHHVANGFAEGADRHDLMQELMLAMWRAIPAYRAGAQASTFIYRVAHNAALNWRRTQKNYRERIDRFEAQAAAAPTADRRREHEALGHVYAAIRRLPPLDRSLILLHLDGLDYAQIAGIHGLTETNVGARLTRLRQKLTTALEDITHELR, from the coding sequence GTGACCCCCGAGGAACAAAACACCCAGTTTTCCGCCTGGCTGGACCAACACGCCGCCGTGTTGCACCACGTGGCGAACGGTTTCGCCGAGGGGGCGGACCGTCACGATTTGATGCAGGAGCTCATGCTGGCGATGTGGCGGGCGATTCCCGCTTACCGGGCTGGGGCGCAGGCCTCGACCTTCATTTACCGCGTGGCCCACAACGCCGCGTTGAACTGGCGCCGCACGCAGAAAAACTACCGCGAGCGGATCGACCGCTTCGAAGCGCAGGCCGCGGCCGCGCCGACGGCCGACCGCCGGCGCGAGCACGAGGCGCTTGGGCACGTCTATGCCGCCATCCGCCGGCTGCCACCGCTGGACCGCTCGCTGATCCTGCTGCACCTCGACGGTCTGGACTATGCCCAGATCGCCGGGATTCACGGCCTGACCGAAACCAATGTCGGGGCGCGGCTGACGCGGCTCCGGCAGAAACTCACCACCGCCCTGGAGGACATTACCCATGAACTTCGCTGA
- a CDS encoding TonB-dependent receptor, whose translation MFLLWPACLGLNAQTIALPTVVVSASRTAEAPEQVPFSVTALSGEQFRANPASSADGALRSVPGFSLFRRSDSLSANPTAQGVSLRGLGPSGASRSLVLLDGVPLNDPFGGWVAWSKVPRESLAAAEVVRGGGATAWGNAALGGIVQLLTESPGAAHGRLAAAYGSFATHNTEIAVSQPLGTGTLQLLGRDFASDGFTLVAPEDRGPIDHPAASEHRWLSGRWRQEIAGGAAFTLTARTYDENRNNGTPYQRNASQEDFVSVALAGATGSTFAWDAVAYAQDQSFASTFSSVNAARTAETPASDQFAVPAEAFGAAWTGTWKRDQARTSAGFDWRRVRGETREHFTFSAGAFTRERVAGGTQEMAGLFFLHERALAPELRTTFGGRLDAWRETDGHRRETERATGNMLRDDRYADRDGVELSPSAGLVWQPAAGWRVRAAAQQAFRRPTLNELYRPFRVGNVITEANAALETERATTAEFGIEHTRDALSLGATAFWNDLREAVGNVTLFRGPGSFPIVGFVPADGLGRQRLNLERTRVQGLELSARWTPHATLSLTADYLYNDAKVRAASVAPGLVGKRLAQVPRHVATFGAAWRPAQSFTLTPRVRFLGQQFEDDENLQRLGAALVVDLGVSYRLNERLELYLNAENLTDERIETGRSADGLFNTGSPRLVLGGLRFAW comes from the coding sequence TTGTTCCTGCTATGGCCAGCCTGCCTCGGCCTTAACGCCCAGACCATCGCCCTGCCCACCGTGGTCGTCAGCGCGTCGCGCACGGCCGAAGCGCCGGAACAGGTGCCGTTCTCCGTCACCGCACTTTCCGGTGAACAGTTCCGTGCCAATCCCGCTTCCTCCGCCGACGGCGCGCTGCGCTCCGTGCCGGGCTTCAGCCTCTTCCGCCGCAGCGACAGCCTCTCCGCCAATCCCACCGCGCAGGGCGTATCGTTGCGTGGCCTCGGTCCGAGCGGTGCCAGCCGCTCGCTCGTGCTGCTCGACGGCGTGCCGCTCAACGATCCCTTCGGCGGCTGGGTGGCGTGGAGCAAGGTCCCGCGCGAATCCCTCGCCGCCGCCGAGGTCGTGCGCGGCGGCGGCGCCACCGCCTGGGGCAACGCCGCCCTCGGCGGCATCGTGCAGCTGCTCACCGAAAGTCCAGGCGCCGCGCACGGCCGCCTCGCCGCCGCCTATGGGTCCTTTGCGACCCACAACACCGAAATCGCCGTGAGCCAACCCCTTGGCACGGGCACACTGCAGCTGCTCGGCCGAGATTTTGCCTCCGACGGTTTCACCCTTGTCGCGCCCGAGGATCGCGGGCCCATTGACCACCCCGCCGCGAGCGAGCATCGCTGGCTCAGCGGACGCTGGCGGCAGGAAATCGCGGGCGGCGCCGCGTTCACGCTCACCGCGCGCACCTACGACGAGAACCGCAACAACGGCACGCCCTACCAGCGCAACGCCTCGCAGGAGGACTTCGTCTCGGTCGCGCTGGCCGGCGCAACCGGCAGCACCTTTGCGTGGGACGCGGTCGCCTACGCGCAGGACCAGTCGTTCGCCAGCACCTTCAGCTCGGTCAACGCCGCGCGCACCGCCGAGACGCCCGCCAGCGACCAGTTCGCGGTGCCCGCCGAGGCCTTCGGCGCGGCCTGGACCGGAACCTGGAAACGCGACCAGGCCCGCACCAGCGCCGGCTTCGACTGGCGCCGCGTGCGCGGCGAGACCCGCGAACACTTCACCTTCAGCGCCGGCGCCTTCACCCGCGAGCGCGTTGCCGGCGGCACGCAGGAGATGGCCGGCCTGTTCTTCCTGCACGAACGCGCTCTCGCTCCGGAGCTGCGCACCACCTTCGGCGGCCGGCTGGATGCGTGGCGCGAGACCGACGGCCATCGCCGCGAAACCGAGCGTGCCACGGGCAACATGCTGCGCGACGACCGCTACGCCGACCGTGACGGCGTGGAATTATCCCCCAGCGCCGGGCTCGTCTGGCAACCGGCCGCCGGCTGGCGCGTGCGCGCCGCCGCGCAGCAGGCGTTCCGCCGTCCAACCCTCAACGAACTCTACCGTCCCTTCCGCGTGGGCAACGTCATCACCGAGGCCAACGCCGCGCTCGAGACCGAGCGCGCCACGACCGCAGAGTTCGGCATCGAACACACCCGCGACGCCCTGAGCCTCGGCGCCACCGCCTTCTGGAACGACCTGCGCGAAGCGGTCGGCAACGTGACCCTGTTTCGCGGTCCCGGCTCCTTCCCGATCGTCGGCTTCGTGCCGGCCGACGGCCTTGGCCGCCAGCGTCTGAATCTCGAGCGTACCCGCGTGCAAGGCCTGGAGCTTTCTGCGCGTTGGACGCCACACGCCACACTCTCGCTCACCGCCGATTATCTCTACAATGACGCCAAAGTCCGCGCGGCGTCCGTCGCGCCCGGCCTCGTCGGCAAGCGCCTCGCGCAAGTGCCGCGTCACGTGGCGACCTTTGGCGCCGCGTGGCGACCGGCGCAGTCATTCACGCTGACGCCACGCGTGCGTTTTCTCGGCCAGCAGTTCGAGGACGACGAAAACCTGCAGCGCCTAGGCGCCGCCCTCGTCGTGGATCTCGGTGTCAGCTACCGCCTCAACGAGCGGCTCGAACTGTATCTCAATGCCGAGAACCTGACCGACGAGCGCATCGAGACCGGCCGCAGCGCGGACGGTCTCTTCAACACCGGCAGCCCGCGCCTCGTGCTGGGGGGCCTGCGGTTCGCCTGGTGA